The proteins below are encoded in one region of Campylobacter rectus:
- the mnmA gene encoding tRNA 2-thiouridine(34) synthase MnmA: protein MKILMAMSGGVDSTMGAKMLLEAGYEVVGCYMKLHKKPGYHEQNIGKVARACEYLGINYHVIDLQDEFDRYVYTPFVGAYKEGRTPNPCALCNRFIKFGELLKFAKSIGCEKLATGHYIRVQDGLIRVAADPSKDQSYFVAQVPKEIIADMIFPLGDKFKKDIKELAKSLPSFREYGEQAESSEICFVEDTYIEVLNKHYETDLPGDVVDSAGRVIGRHNGYMHYTIGKRRGFEVFGAHEPHFVLAIDAANNRIVVGPKEELERGKIAVNSLNLFIDESEFDCDVKVRYRSIGLNAHVKVLEGGTAEVELKQSAFGVASGQLAVFYRGELVIGSGFIL from the coding sequence ATGAAAATCTTAATGGCTATGAGCGGCGGCGTCGACTCCACCATGGGCGCAAAAATGCTGCTGGAGGCGGGTTACGAGGTCGTGGGCTGCTATATGAAACTACACAAAAAGCCTGGCTATCACGAGCAAAACATCGGCAAAGTGGCCCGCGCGTGCGAGTACCTGGGCATAAACTATCACGTGATCGATCTGCAAGACGAGTTTGACAGATACGTCTATACGCCCTTCGTCGGCGCCTACAAAGAGGGCCGCACGCCAAATCCCTGTGCGCTTTGCAACCGCTTTATAAAATTCGGCGAGCTGTTAAAATTCGCCAAAAGTATCGGCTGCGAAAAACTCGCCACCGGCCACTACATCCGCGTTCAAGACGGTCTGATCAGAGTCGCCGCCGATCCTAGCAAAGACCAGAGCTATTTCGTCGCGCAGGTGCCAAAAGAGATAATCGCCGATATGATTTTCCCGCTCGGGGACAAATTTAAAAAGGATATAAAAGAGCTGGCAAAATCTCTGCCGAGTTTTCGCGAGTACGGCGAGCAGGCCGAGAGCAGCGAGATTTGCTTCGTCGAGGATACCTATATCGAGGTGCTAAACAAACACTACGAGACCGACTTGCCGGGCGACGTGGTCGATAGCGCGGGGCGTGTGATCGGGCGGCACAACGGCTATATGCACTACACGATCGGCAAGAGGCGCGGATTTGAGGTGTTTGGGGCGCACGAGCCGCATTTCGTGCTCGCTATCGACGCGGCAAATAACCGCATCGTCGTAGGTCCCAAAGAGGAGCTTGAGCGCGGCAAGATCGCGGTAAATAGCCTAAATTTGTTCATAGACGAGAGCGAGTTTGACTGCGACGTCAAGGTGCGCTACCGCAGCATCGGACTAAACGCGCACGTAAAAGTGCTTGAGGGCGGCACTGCCGAGGTCGAGCTAAAACAGAGCGCATTTGGCGTGGCTAGCGGGCAGCTGGCGGTATTTTATAGAGGCGAGCTGGTTATCGGCAGCGGATTTATACTGTAA
- the fliM gene encoding flagellar motor switch protein FliM, producing MADILSQEEIDALLEVVDDEEASESIGEGGKEEQRQVIIYDFKRPNRVSKEQLRAIKGIHDKLARNLASQISSVMRSIVEIRLHSVDQMTYGEFLMSLPSPTSFNVFSIKPLDGNCVLEINPSIAFPMIDRLLGGNGEGFEASRELTDIEVNLLDAILRMMMQRLKESWSMITDMYPNVEAKESSPNVVQIVSQNEIVIMVVMEIIVGNSSGMINICYPVIYLEPILSRLANRDIMLGETSAKKSRNKELKTLIGRAEVLYEAILGKSVVSVNEFLNLKEGDILRLDRSANDKAIVTIDKKEVFLAEVGLHRFRKSIRIEELIRSDKDEIKNILEQYEEERKAKLMSYEQEDEEDEDNILGGGEDDE from the coding sequence ATGGCGGACATTTTAAGTCAAGAAGAGATAGACGCGCTGCTTGAGGTCGTGGATGACGAAGAGGCGAGCGAGTCGATCGGCGAGGGCGGCAAAGAAGAGCAGCGCCAGGTAATAATCTATGATTTTAAACGCCCAAACCGCGTCAGCAAAGAGCAGCTGCGCGCGATAAAGGGCATACACGACAAGCTCGCGAGAAATTTGGCTTCTCAAATTTCAAGCGTTATGAGAAGTATCGTGGAGATCCGCCTGCACAGCGTGGATCAGATGACCTACGGCGAGTTTTTGATGAGTTTGCCGAGTCCGACTAGCTTTAACGTCTTTTCGATCAAGCCGCTTGACGGCAACTGCGTTTTGGAGATAAACCCGAGCATCGCATTTCCGATGATAGATCGCCTGCTGGGCGGCAACGGCGAGGGCTTTGAGGCTAGCAGAGAGCTAACCGATATCGAAGTAAATTTGCTTGACGCGATCCTAAGGATGATGATGCAGCGCCTAAAAGAGAGCTGGTCGATGATCACCGATATGTATCCAAACGTCGAGGCTAAAGAGAGCAGCCCGAACGTCGTGCAAATCGTCAGCCAAAACGAGATCGTGATAATGGTCGTCATGGAGATCATCGTAGGAAATTCCAGCGGTATGATAAATATCTGCTATCCGGTTATCTACCTCGAGCCGATACTAAGCCGCCTGGCTAACCGAGACATAATGCTTGGCGAAACGAGCGCGAAAAAGAGCCGAAACAAAGAGCTAAAAACGCTGATCGGGCGCGCTGAGGTGCTGTATGAGGCGATACTGGGCAAAAGCGTCGTTAGCGTAAATGAGTTTTTAAATTTAAAAGAGGGCGACATACTGCGCCTTGACCGCTCGGCAAACGACAAAGCTATCGTCACGATCGATAAAAAAGAGGTGTTTTTGGCCGAGGTCGGGCTACATAGATTTAGAAAATCTATCCGCATAGAAGAGCTCATCAGGAGCGACAAAGACGAGATCAAAAACATCCTAGAGCAGTACGAAGAAGAGCGCAAAGCAAAGCTAATGAGCTACGAGCAAGAAGACGAAGAAGATGAGGATAATATATTAGGCGGGGGTGAAGACGATGAATGA
- the fliY gene encoding flagellar motor switch protein FliY has translation MNDFLKIFVNEVKATIEGLTGKTPEIGERNEYDAPKQEGIKPPLVVANVTVGGDVTAKMMLVATPVLMSAIGEWMLGEEEISRNENLSEDELDAAKEVFSNILGAFSTSLGAQKGMPKLNFEVAKVNFLDESANLDVSAFEKIYIYSVKIGDVSEHIAVVLDFALVKFLNKDQKESAQQAATAKSDLIAEEMRNIGLIMDVRLPLHVRIGSKRMLLKDVLTMDIGSVIELNQLANDPLEILISDKVVALGEVVIVDGNFGIQITQIGTKKERLEQLR, from the coding sequence ATGAATGATTTTTTGAAAATTTTCGTAAATGAAGTAAAGGCTACGATCGAGGGACTAACGGGCAAAACGCCTGAAATAGGCGAGAGGAACGAATACGACGCGCCCAAGCAAGAAGGCATCAAGCCGCCTCTAGTCGTGGCAAACGTGACCGTCGGCGGCGACGTGACCGCAAAGATGATGCTGGTGGCCACGCCGGTGCTAATGAGCGCGATCGGCGAGTGGATGCTCGGAGAAGAAGAGATCTCGCGCAACGAAAATTTAAGCGAGGACGAGCTGGACGCCGCAAAAGAGGTATTTTCAAATATCCTCGGCGCATTTTCCACGAGCCTTGGCGCACAAAAGGGTATGCCAAAGCTAAATTTCGAGGTCGCGAAGGTAAATTTTCTCGACGAGAGCGCGAATTTAGACGTAAGCGCATTTGAAAAAATTTACATTTACTCGGTTAAAATCGGAGACGTCAGCGAGCATATCGCCGTCGTGCTTGATTTTGCCTTAGTTAAATTTTTAAACAAAGATCAAAAAGAGTCCGCCCAACAAGCAGCTACCGCAAAAAGCGATCTAATCGCCGAGGAGATGCGAAATATCGGGCTCATTATGGACGTGCGCCTGCCGCTTCACGTGCGCATCGGCTCCAAAAGGATGCTGCTAAAAGACGTGCTCACGATGGACATAGGCTCGGTCATTGAGCTAAATCAGCTCGCAAACGACCCGCTTGAAATTTTGATCAGCGACAAGGTCGTGGCCCTAGGCGAGGTCGTCATCGTGGACGGCAACTTCGGCATCCAGATCACTCAGATCGGCACGAAAAAAGAGCGTCTCGAGCAGCTTAGATAA
- a CDS encoding RNA polymerase sigma factor FliA has product MQKPPNPYAQTIKKEQDDIVLAYMPALRAMAFRLKERLPSHIDVSDLIGAGLEEMVKLSRKYDKEQNDSFWGYAQKRVYGAMLDFLRRLDVVSRSDRTLVKSIETLVDEYFNKFEHEPDDAYIAGKLGIDVEKVSEARNVSAVVAVLNIDDQMELMSEENTLEQVEKEDLIEKIAQILNEFEERDQLIVQLYYYEELSLKEISEILGITESRISQIHKRLMDKIRKKLEGK; this is encoded by the coding sequence ATGCAAAAGCCGCCTAATCCATACGCCCAGACGATAAAAAAGGAGCAAGACGACATCGTGCTAGCCTATATGCCCGCTCTTCGCGCGATGGCTTTTAGGCTAAAGGAGCGCTTGCCCTCTCATATCGACGTTAGCGACCTGATCGGAGCAGGGCTTGAGGAGATGGTGAAGCTCTCCAGAAAATACGACAAAGAGCAAAACGACTCGTTTTGGGGCTACGCGCAAAAGCGAGTTTACGGTGCGATGCTTGATTTTTTACGCAGGCTTGACGTGGTTAGCCGCTCGGACCGCACTTTGGTAAAGTCTATCGAGACTCTCGTAGATGAGTATTTTAATAAATTTGAGCACGAGCCCGACGATGCGTATATCGCAGGCAAGCTGGGCATCGATGTAGAAAAAGTAAGCGAAGCAAGAAACGTGAGCGCGGTCGTCGCCGTCTTAAATATCGATGATCAAATGGAGCTAATGAGCGAGGAAAATACGCTCGAGCAGGTCGAAAAAGAGGACTTGATAGAAAAGATAGCTCAAATTTTAAACGAATTTGAGGAGCGCGATCAGCTCATCGTGCAGCTTTATTATTACGAGGAGCTCAGTCTAAAGGAGATTAGCGAAATTTTGGGTATCACCGAGAGCAGGATCTCGCAGATCCATAAGCGCTTGATGGATAAAATAAGAAAAAAGCTTGAGGGCAAATAA
- a CDS encoding MinD/ParA family protein translates to MNTQAEKLKDIVASKSNAKNTRFIAVTSGKGGVGKSTISANLANILARNGYKVALFDADIGLANLDVILNVRMSKNLLHVLKGECSLKDILIEVKPNLTLIPGESGDEILKFNNQFLYERFFEESSSLDELDFIIIDTGAGIGGNTRLFLEAADEVIVVTVPDPAAITDAYAVIKVTSKNKDNISMLFNMVKSEKEAVRIFEHIRKVAKANIENPLNLEFLGAISEDKNVSRSIKQRTLFTDDSKFDAASMELEQVASKLLYRLEQKVLNPNVTNSFSGFFRRLIEQF, encoded by the coding sequence ATGAACACTCAAGCCGAGAAATTAAAAGATATAGTAGCGTCTAAATCAAATGCAAAAAACACGCGCTTCATCGCCGTAACCAGCGGCAAAGGCGGCGTTGGCAAGAGCACCATAAGCGCAAATTTGGCAAATATCCTCGCTAGAAACGGCTACAAAGTCGCGCTTTTTGACGCGGATATAGGGCTAGCGAATTTAGACGTCATCTTAAACGTGCGTATGAGTAAAAATTTGCTCCACGTGCTAAAAGGCGAGTGCTCGCTAAAAGATATCTTGATCGAGGTAAAGCCGAATTTGACGTTGATTCCTGGCGAGAGCGGAGACGAGATACTTAAATTTAACAACCAATTTTTATACGAGCGCTTTTTCGAGGAGTCCTCGAGCCTTGACGAGCTTGATTTTATCATCATCGACACGGGTGCGGGCATCGGCGGAAATACGCGCTTGTTTTTAGAGGCCGCAGACGAGGTTATCGTCGTCACCGTGCCCGATCCAGCCGCGATCACCGACGCTTATGCGGTCATAAAAGTGACTTCAAAAAACAAAGACAACATCTCGATGCTTTTTAATATGGTAAAGAGCGAAAAGGAGGCGGTTAGGATATTTGAACATATCCGCAAGGTGGCCAAGGCAAATATCGAAAATCCGCTAAATTTGGAGTTTTTAGGCGCTATCAGCGAGGATAAAAACGTATCTCGCAGCATAAAACAGCGCACACTTTTTACCGATGACAGTAAATTTGACGCTGCTAGTATGGAGCTTGAGCAGGTGGCGTCAAAGCTACTTTATAGATTGGAACAAAAAGTGCTTAATCCAAACGTAACCAATAGCTTTAGCGGCTTTTTTAGGCGGTTAATAGAGCAATTTTAA
- a CDS encoding LOG family protein, with the protein MDEILNDLAKFRDFATYKNPSVTFFGSARFDESSKYCKMAFSLAKELADGGFAVVSGGGPGVMEAANKGAYESGKSPSIGLNIVLPFEQVTNRYATSNFVFSNLSARKFALIERSRAFLVFPGGFGTLDELFEILVLAQIGAKKAKIFLIGSEFWGKLDDFIKTTLIHEKAVSEEDLSLYTISDDLNAVRDEILGILN; encoded by the coding sequence ATGGATGAAATTTTAAACGATCTGGCCAAATTTAGGGATTTTGCTACTTATAAAAATCCAAGCGTTACGTTTTTCGGTTCGGCTAGATTTGATGAGAGCAGCAAATACTGTAAAATGGCTTTTAGCCTTGCAAAGGAGCTTGCAGACGGCGGTTTCGCGGTCGTTAGCGGCGGAGGGCCGGGCGTGATGGAAGCGGCCAATAAAGGAGCGTACGAGAGCGGCAAAAGTCCGTCGATAGGCCTAAATATCGTGCTTCCGTTTGAGCAAGTGACAAACAGATACGCCACGAGCAACTTCGTTTTTTCAAATTTATCCGCTCGCAAATTTGCCCTCATCGAGCGCTCGAGAGCGTTTTTGGTATTTCCGGGCGGCTTTGGGACGCTTGACGAGCTGTTTGAGATCCTGGTGCTCGCGCAAATCGGCGCTAAAAAAGCTAAAATTTTCCTCATCGGAAGCGAGTTTTGGGGTAAGCTCGATGATTTCATCAAAACCACGTTGATACACGAAAAAGCCGTCAGCGAGGAGGATCTGTCGCTTTATACGATCAGCGACGATCTGAACGCAGTGCGGGACGAGATTTTGGGGATTTTAAACTAA
- a CDS encoding DUF3137 domain-containing protein produces the protein MKDIQAFSGSVLVCEFYKKFSGQTIVASRTLNTKFLGEKERMDDTLFNDEFRVFTDDKVEARYLLTPASLYDGKQIKKEISELLSIIDELNLSLDIFK, from the coding sequence ATGAAAGATATACAGGCCTTTAGCGGCTCGGTTTTAGTCTGCGAGTTTTACAAGAAATTTAGCGGACAAACTATAGTCGCGAGCCGCACGCTAAATACTAAATTTTTAGGCGAAAAAGAGCGGATGGATGATACTCTTTTTAACGATGAATTTAGAGTTTTTACGGATGATAAAGTAGAGGCAAGATATCTTTTGACGCCCGCTAGCCTTTACGACGGAAAGCAGATCAAAAAGGAAATTTCAGAGCTTTTATCTATCATAGACGAGTTAAATTTGAGCCTTGACATTTTTAAGTAA
- the flhF gene encoding flagellar biosynthesis protein FlhF, with the protein MATKFYTFTGESSMEALKKAQAQCGERAILVTTKQIQPKTINKKPLYEILVSVEEDASEQKKNQPQKQNLKGYEEFLRAQTPKEERPQKIILDERELFRAEQQNAKAAVNLTQNSARTAPGNQNYKTAQNSGEDILLNISKAAKEISQIANIETAPGRQDQIYDKKIDDVARQVSMLSEKVNMIADMFWEERASARNNLIIPPEFAGIYKDAKNSGMKEEHLEQIMKITAENMSPQMKANPTAVRRYFSSLLRKMLPCRSEEDNRKQKIMMLVGPTGVGKTTTLAKLAARFAYGEGRRAKTGIITLDTYRIGAVEQLFQYAKMMKLPILDVIEVEDFKNALKQLNHCEVILIDTTGSSQYDKEKLARLEMFLKHSDAQIDVNLVLSAGSKIDDMLEIYNGFSFLDIDTLIITKFDETKIFGNVFSLVYEINKPVSFFCLGQEVPDDIMVAKSEFLVDCLLQGFNKDKK; encoded by the coding sequence TTGGCGACGAAGTTTTATACGTTTACCGGCGAGAGCAGTATGGAGGCGCTAAAAAAGGCGCAGGCTCAGTGCGGCGAGAGGGCGATCTTGGTAACGACGAAGCAAATCCAGCCAAAGACGATAAACAAAAAGCCGCTTTATGAAATTTTAGTCAGCGTCGAAGAGGACGCGAGCGAGCAGAAAAAAAATCAGCCCCAAAAGCAAAATTTAAAGGGCTACGAGGAGTTTTTGCGCGCTCAAACGCCAAAGGAAGAAAGACCGCAAAAGATCATTTTAGACGAGCGCGAGCTTTTTAGAGCCGAGCAGCAAAACGCCAAAGCGGCGGTAAATTTGACCCAAAATTCCGCAAGAACCGCGCCGGGGAATCAAAACTACAAAACCGCTCAAAACAGCGGCGAGGACATACTCCTAAACATCTCAAAAGCCGCAAAAGAAATAAGTCAGATAGCAAATATCGAAACCGCGCCGGGCCGTCAGGATCAAATTTACGACAAAAAGATCGATGACGTCGCAAGGCAGGTAAGTATGCTTAGCGAAAAAGTAAATATGATAGCCGATATGTTCTGGGAAGAACGAGCGAGCGCCAGAAACAACCTAATCATACCGCCCGAGTTTGCCGGCATCTACAAAGACGCCAAAAATAGCGGCATGAAAGAAGAACACCTAGAGCAGATAATGAAAATAACCGCGGAAAATATGTCGCCTCAGATGAAGGCTAATCCGACCGCGGTGAGGAGATATTTCAGCTCGCTGCTTAGAAAGATGCTTCCGTGCAGGAGCGAAGAGGACAACAGAAAACAAAAGATCATGATGCTGGTTGGGCCTACCGGAGTTGGTAAAACTACGACTCTGGCCAAGCTCGCGGCAAGATTTGCCTACGGCGAGGGCAGACGCGCGAAAACTGGTATCATCACGCTTGATACCTACCGTATCGGCGCGGTCGAGCAGCTGTTTCAATACGCAAAGATGATGAAGCTGCCAATCCTTGACGTTATCGAGGTAGAGGACTTTAAAAACGCGCTAAAGCAGCTAAATCACTGCGAAGTGATCCTCATAGACACCACGGGCAGCTCGCAGTACGATAAAGAAAAGCTAGCTAGGCTTGAAATGTTTTTAAAACATAGCGACGCGCAAATAGATGTAAATTTGGTGCTTTCGGCGGGCTCAAAGATCGATGATATGCTCGAAATTTACAACGGTTTTAGCTTCCTTGACATCGACACCCTGATCATCACCAAATTTGACGAAACCAAAATTTTCGGTAACGTATTTTCGCTAGTTTACGAGATAAATAAACCCGTTAGCTTCTTTTGCTTAGGGCAGGAGGTACCTGATGATATCATGGTAGCAAAAAGCGAGTTTTTGGTCGATTGCCTCTTGCAAGGGTTTAATAAGGATAAAAAATGA